In Bacillus sp. SB49, a single window of DNA contains:
- a CDS encoding phytoene/squalene synthase family protein — translation MTDLNQAYHHCRKVIEKHSKTFSKAFALLPKQQKQAVWAIYAFCRRVDDIVDEGANPKAELEAFALEFDNFMEGKLELNDPAWLALDDVFRNFTIDPEPYYEMIRGQRMDLYPEPIDTKEDLLHYCYHVASTVGLMLLPVIAPGRVAALRTGAIELGYAMQITNILRDIGEDMEIGRLYLPKETMEKHGYTMIDLRSGKINESFIAMWEELAADAEGYYERALATLPEYPVYSRMPVGGAAKMYRAILPTVRRNNYQVFGKRNFVSDQEKKEIIAEMQ, via the coding sequence ATGACGGATTTGAACCAAGCATACCATCATTGTCGCAAAGTAATTGAAAAACATTCCAAGACCTTCTCCAAAGCTTTCGCACTGCTGCCGAAACAGCAAAAACAAGCGGTTTGGGCCATCTACGCTTTTTGCCGGCGCGTGGATGATATCGTTGATGAGGGGGCGAATCCGAAAGCTGAGCTTGAAGCATTTGCCTTGGAATTCGATAATTTCATGGAAGGAAAGCTCGAGCTGAATGATCCGGCCTGGCTGGCGCTCGACGACGTCTTTCGGAATTTCACCATCGACCCCGAGCCTTATTACGAAATGATCCGGGGACAGCGGATGGATCTGTATCCCGAACCCATAGATACGAAAGAGGACCTTCTTCATTACTGTTATCATGTCGCAAGTACTGTAGGGCTGATGCTGCTGCCGGTAATCGCACCTGGACGTGTCGCTGCATTAAGGACGGGAGCGATCGAGCTCGGTTATGCCATGCAGATCACGAACATACTTAGGGATATCGGCGAAGATATGGAAATCGGACGCCTCTACTTACCTAAAGAGACAATGGAAAAGCACGGCTATACGATGATCGATCTCCGGAGCGGGAAGATCAACGAATCGTTCATAGCGATGTGGGAAGAATTGGCCGCGGATGCCGAGGGATATTATGAGCGTGCACTTGCTACGCTCCCTGAGTATCCTGTCTACTCCCGGATGCCTGTCGGGGGTGCTGCCAAAATGTACCGTGCCATCCTTCCGACTGTCCGCAGGAATAACTATCAAGTGTTCGGCAAACGCAACTTCGTTTCAGATCAGGAAAAGAAAGAGATCATTGCAGAAATGCAGTGA
- a CDS encoding YwpF-like family protein yields MKTFKLISLDIVEEKNDDITQRRIKLQDGLIINREDDHGRWVIEAYVDHSYQEFFEDMYERQEEIIIQAKITKQTNTPAAFMVKPIDINKIGDSMNVIFMGTIIDRRLEQVEQVLKQLVDEGYQGEALLEAFKQRGQKTKA; encoded by the coding sequence GTGAAAACCTTTAAATTGATTTCTTTAGATATCGTGGAAGAGAAGAATGATGACATTACACAGAGACGGATCAAGCTGCAGGACGGTTTAATCATAAACCGAGAAGATGATCACGGGCGCTGGGTCATTGAAGCTTATGTGGACCACAGCTATCAGGAATTCTTTGAAGACATGTACGAGCGACAAGAAGAAATCATCATCCAGGCGAAAATAACAAAGCAGACCAATACGCCAGCTGCTTTCATGGTAAAGCCGATTGATATTAATAAAATCGGGGATTCTATGAATGTCATCTTCATGGGTACGATTATCGACCGCCGACTGGAACAAGTCGAGCAGGTGTTGAAACAGCTCGTTGACGAGGGATATCAGGGAGAAGCGCTCCTTGAAGCGTTTAAACAGCGCGGGCAGAAAACGAAAGCATAA
- a CDS encoding YjcZ family sporulation protein: MYGGYYGGRGCGNPCYRPRGYGNNFALIVVLFILLVIVGAAFYC; the protein is encoded by the coding sequence ATGTACGGAGGCTATTACGGAGGAAGAGGCTGTGGCAACCCATGCTACAGACCACGTGGTTATGGCAATAACTTTGCCTTGATCGTCGTATTGTTCATTCTATTGGTTATCGTCGGAGCAGCATTCTATTGCTAA
- a CDS encoding phytoene desaturase family protein, whose protein sequence is MRKIAVIGAGPGGLASAMILASQGYEVDVYEKQAYVGGRNGHFQLGDYTFDIGPTFLSMPQIMEEIFEMSGRNVHDYMDLRELSPMYELQFDGKRVPMYRDREKMLAVIRDYFPGNERGYERFMEDTGEKMQALMPLLQTRHHRLMDYASRRALKALPKLSLGKSVYDVLSEYFTDEKLKIAFTFQAKYLGMSPWECPGAFSILSYMEHEWGVFHPIGGVNQLTKAMAKVTEEHGGRIHLNSGVKRIAVDGKRITGLELENGDSVIADEYIINADFAEAMSNLVDDGALKKHSRDKLDRKKFSCSTFMIYVGLDKKYDMPHHTILFADDYKKNVEEMTKDLVLSDEPSIYIHNASVTDPTLAPDGHSAVYILAPVPNNYSDIDWDGKQEAFKELVYDEIEKKTGFHDIREHVVVEKVLTPKQWQTDHYVHQGATFSMGHQLSQMMYFRPHNRFQELDHCWLVGGGTHPGSGLPTILESARITTGWIREAEVQPS, encoded by the coding sequence ATGAGAAAAATTGCAGTGATCGGTGCCGGCCCGGGTGGCCTTGCATCCGCCATGATCCTTGCGTCCCAAGGATACGAAGTCGATGTATATGAGAAGCAGGCTTATGTAGGAGGGCGGAACGGGCATTTCCAACTTGGGGATTATACATTCGATATCGGGCCGACGTTCTTGAGCATGCCGCAGATCATGGAAGAAATCTTTGAAATGTCAGGGCGGAATGTCCATGACTATATGGATCTGCGGGAGCTTTCACCTATGTATGAACTCCAGTTTGACGGTAAGCGTGTTCCTATGTATAGAGACCGGGAGAAAATGCTCGCTGTCATCCGTGATTATTTCCCAGGAAATGAGAGAGGATACGAGCGCTTCATGGAGGACACGGGTGAAAAGATGCAGGCATTGATGCCTCTTCTACAGACACGTCACCATCGTCTGATGGACTATGCGAGCAGACGCGCCTTGAAAGCACTCCCTAAATTATCGCTTGGGAAATCGGTCTATGATGTGTTGTCCGAATACTTTACAGATGAAAAGCTGAAAATCGCTTTTACATTCCAGGCGAAATATCTGGGGATGTCACCTTGGGAATGTCCAGGTGCTTTCTCTATCCTTTCCTATATGGAACATGAATGGGGAGTGTTTCATCCGATCGGAGGGGTCAATCAATTGACGAAGGCTATGGCGAAGGTGACGGAAGAACACGGCGGCAGGATCCATTTAAACAGTGGAGTGAAAAGGATTGCGGTAGACGGCAAACGAATCACAGGACTTGAGCTTGAAAACGGGGATTCGGTGATTGCGGATGAGTACATCATAAATGCGGATTTCGCCGAAGCGATGTCCAACCTTGTGGATGACGGAGCACTGAAAAAGCATTCCAGAGACAAATTGGACCGGAAGAAATTCTCCTGCTCGACATTCATGATTTATGTCGGCCTGGATAAGAAATACGATATGCCTCATCATACGATTCTTTTTGCCGATGATTATAAAAAGAACGTAGAGGAGATGACGAAGGATCTTGTGTTGTCTGATGAGCCTTCCATCTATATCCATAATGCGAGCGTTACGGATCCGACCCTTGCACCCGATGGCCATTCAGCCGTCTATATTCTGGCACCGGTCCCGAATAATTATTCGGATATTGACTGGGACGGCAAACAGGAAGCTTTTAAAGAACTCGTTTATGACGAGATAGAGAAGAAAACAGGATTTCACGATATTCGGGAGCATGTGGTTGTCGAGAAAGTGCTGACACCAAAGCAATGGCAGACGGATCATTATGTGCATCAGGGAGCGACGTTCAGCATGGGGCATCAGCTCTCACAAATGATGTATTTCCGCCCTCACAATCGATTTCAGGAACTGGACCACTGTTGGCTTGTAGGAGGCGGTACCCATCCAGGAAGCGGTCTGCCGACGATATTAGAGTCCGCCCGTATTACAACCGGTTGGATCAGGGAAGCGGAGGTGCAGCCTTCATGA
- a CDS encoding phytoene desaturase family protein has product MTKTAIIGGGIGGLVTALLLSREENREVTIFEKNDHLGGRLTYERHGEFKIDQGPTIILLPDMLLDILEEGGIPREDIPIIPCSPLYDVHFEDGKSFVKFSDPERQKEELRAKFPGNEKHFDRFLADMRTRFLQGKSQFLEKSFVEKRTFFSRKNLKTLMKLKAYQNVKKMMRSYFDDERLIEAYTLQTLYIGGHPEQSPAMYSLVSYSEHEHGIWYMKGGYARLVDIIQAELQKRGVAIRTGTAVEEVLVEGGTAKGIATKEGRAYYDELVMNGDFPIMDRMLPERYRLNRKYTPSSGCLLLYMGLDRNYPNHSIHQFFMTGDFDRHMRQVFQDKMLPDDPSFYTFHPSLVDDSLAPAGKGVLYTLIPVPSGEEVDWSGKDRLIEHVLDQMEERGFPDLREHIEWLHVRTPAQAEQEGLYAGGSFGIAPTLFQSGVFRPQLQPYQVDHLYAVGASIHPGGGVPIVMQGAKILADYLQFEGKARHNYKRGV; this is encoded by the coding sequence ATGACAAAGACTGCGATTATCGGTGGAGGTATCGGCGGGCTTGTGACAGCACTGCTTTTATCCCGCGAAGAGAACAGGGAAGTGACTATTTTCGAGAAGAATGACCATCTCGGCGGCCGGTTGACGTATGAACGTCATGGAGAGTTCAAGATCGATCAAGGTCCGACGATTATTCTTCTCCCTGATATGCTTCTTGATATATTGGAAGAGGGTGGGATTCCGAGGGAGGATATACCGATCATCCCGTGCAGCCCGCTTTATGACGTACATTTTGAGGACGGCAAGAGTTTCGTGAAATTCTCCGATCCGGAGAGACAGAAAGAAGAGCTGCGAGCAAAGTTCCCTGGTAATGAGAAGCACTTCGACCGGTTTCTTGCGGATATGAGAACAAGGTTCCTTCAGGGGAAATCCCAGTTTCTTGAGAAATCTTTCGTAGAGAAGCGAACGTTCTTCTCAAGGAAGAACTTAAAAACGCTCATGAAATTGAAAGCCTATCAGAATGTAAAGAAAATGATGCGCAGCTACTTTGATGATGAACGTCTCATCGAGGCATATACGCTGCAGACGCTTTATATCGGCGGTCACCCGGAGCAGTCTCCGGCAATGTATTCCCTCGTTTCATACAGTGAACATGAACACGGTATATGGTACATGAAAGGCGGTTATGCCCGACTTGTTGACATCATCCAAGCGGAACTGCAGAAACGCGGAGTGGCGATCCGGACAGGTACGGCAGTGGAAGAAGTGCTCGTGGAAGGTGGAACGGCGAAGGGCATAGCTACGAAGGAAGGCCGGGCCTACTATGATGAGCTTGTCATGAACGGAGATTTTCCGATTATGGATCGAATGCTTCCAGAGCGGTACCGGCTGAACCGTAAATACACGCCTTCTTCCGGTTGTTTATTACTCTACATGGGACTCGATCGGAATTATCCCAACCACTCTATTCACCAGTTCTTTATGACAGGGGATTTCGACCGGCACATGAGGCAGGTGTTTCAGGACAAAATGCTTCCGGATGATCCTTCGTTCTATACCTTCCATCCCTCCTTGGTCGATGACTCGCTTGCCCCGGCAGGCAAGGGAGTCCTTTATACATTGATTCCGGTCCCCTCTGGAGAAGAGGTCGACTGGAGCGGAAAAGACCGGCTGATCGAGCATGTGCTCGATCAAATGGAAGAAAGGGGCTTTCCTGATCTGCGGGAGCATATCGAATGGCTCCATGTCCGTACACCGGCACAGGCAGAGCAGGAGGGGCTTTATGCGGGAGGAAGCTTCGGAATTGCCCCTACGCTCTTCCAATCGGGTGTCTTTCGTCCGCAGCTGCAACCGTATCAAGTCGACCACCTGTATGCCGTCGGTGCTTCTATCCATCCGGGAGGAGGGGTGCCGATTGTCATGCAGGGGGCGAAGATATTGGCAGATTATTTGCAATTTGAGGGGAAAGCAAGGCATAATTACAAGCGAGGTGTTTAA
- a CDS encoding SDR family NAD(P)-dependent oxidoreductase has translation MTFHNELVMITGAANGIGKGLSLYYAEKGAQVIALDVDEEAGKKLSDENPAIHFLVCDVRDPSAIKKIHEDVKKRFGTITILINNAGVSRFQSLFDIDAEGFDDVIHTNLRSCFLMSKYAAELWRETGTKGRIVHIASTRAFMSEPDSEAYAASKGGIYALTHALAASLSPYQIRVNAVSPGWIHTGDAEDLRDIDHQQHLSGRAGNVRDVAKACAYLTDPDNHFVNGENIVLDGGMTRKMIYEH, from the coding sequence ATGACATTCCATAATGAATTAGTAATGATTACGGGAGCTGCGAACGGCATCGGAAAAGGCCTTTCGTTATACTATGCAGAAAAAGGTGCGCAGGTTATAGCGCTGGATGTCGATGAGGAGGCGGGAAAAAAGCTTTCGGATGAAAATCCAGCCATCCATTTCCTTGTCTGCGACGTGCGTGATCCATCCGCTATCAAGAAAATCCACGAAGATGTAAAAAAACGTTTCGGAACGATAACGATCTTGATTAACAATGCGGGCGTCAGCCGCTTTCAATCCCTTTTCGATATCGACGCAGAAGGGTTTGATGATGTGATTCACACCAACTTGAGAAGTTGTTTCCTCATGTCGAAATATGCAGCAGAATTGTGGAGAGAGACGGGAACCAAGGGCCGAATCGTTCATATCGCTTCCACCCGGGCATTCATGAGTGAACCGGACTCGGAAGCCTATGCAGCTAGTAAAGGCGGAATTTATGCATTGACCCATGCCCTGGCTGCATCCTTAAGTCCTTATCAAATCAGAGTAAACGCCGTAAGCCCCGGGTGGATCCATACAGGAGACGCAGAAGACCTGAGGGACATCGACCATCAACAGCATCTTTCCGGGCGCGCCGGTAACGTCAGAGACGTAGCCAAAGCCTGTGCATACCTGACAGACCCTGATAACCACTTCGTAAATGGAGAAAATATTGTCCTTGACGGCGGGATGACACGGAAGATGATCTACGAGCACTGA
- a CDS encoding HD domain-containing protein: MKRVTLVDVFKHRITQKYLQRSGINHAVTVAGYAYDMAVEAGVDPDLATKSALLHDMGHYEWYRDGKWDYDEYRKHDIHAIKGAERAHKLLIRLGEDRLRAKEVSLAVLLHTDSYLPFGLDGKRTDLQEVVRKADEKDEQPMGLHHYKEMDKSMAVQLLHELDKKVEGEMVG, from the coding sequence ATGAAACGAGTGACATTAGTGGATGTATTCAAACATCGCATTACACAAAAGTATTTGCAGCGGTCAGGTATCAACCACGCGGTCACCGTAGCCGGGTATGCCTATGATATGGCGGTGGAGGCAGGTGTCGACCCTGACCTTGCCACGAAATCCGCGCTTCTTCATGACATGGGGCATTATGAATGGTACAGGGACGGGAAGTGGGATTACGATGAGTATCGCAAGCACGATATTCATGCTATAAAAGGAGCGGAGCGGGCCCATAAGCTTTTGATCAGGCTTGGAGAAGACCGCCTTCGTGCCAAGGAAGTGTCTCTCGCGGTTCTTCTCCATACGGACAGCTATCTTCCTTTCGGGTTGGATGGAAAACGAACGGATCTGCAGGAAGTGGTTAGGAAAGCAGACGAGAAAGATGAACAGCCGATGGGGCTCCATCATTACAAAGAAATGGATAAAAGTATGGCTGTTCAGCTTCTTCATGAATTGGACAAAAAGGTCGAAGGTGAGATGGTTGGATAA
- a CDS encoding dihydrolipoyl dehydrogenase family protein, protein MDATYNLIVIGSGAAGRKAATEAQQYGWKTAVVESGSLGGTCPNRGCDPKRILSGITETYDDAHRLKDYGIQGALSLDWNQMKKFKDTFTVPVPAQVEHSFREIGMEVYKGTAVFIDGSTIEVGDCVLKADHFLIATGSLPAPLPFEGTEHLLTSDDFFEQEELPDTIVFVGGGPVSFELAHMCRRMGRNVSIFHDAAHVLEEYDIEMTNKLVELSRNIGINVHTNAQVTNITRTDREGFIVEAEKDGLTHKFNTDLVIHGGGRVSNIQSLHLERAGIDPTDKGIPVDANFKSASDSSIYAAGDAADSGLPPLTPAASFGASRALSHMLEDKDHSAFDPVIPSVVFTYPKLAKTGLSQQEAEEQGVPYEILSKEITPFFSYQRTRSTGAFIKVLTSPGTDEILGAHLLSDHADHLINLFTVAIKKNMTKQELSQILWAYPSEESDIPSFFQ, encoded by the coding sequence ATGGACGCAACCTATAATCTGATTGTAATCGGAAGCGGGGCCGCCGGCAGAAAAGCGGCGACAGAAGCTCAACAATACGGCTGGAAGACCGCGGTCGTTGAAAGCGGCTCACTCGGCGGCACGTGCCCCAACCGGGGATGTGACCCGAAAAGGATATTGTCAGGCATTACAGAAACCTATGATGACGCTCACCGCCTTAAGGACTATGGAATACAGGGGGCATTGTCGTTAGACTGGAATCAGATGAAGAAATTCAAAGATACGTTTACCGTTCCTGTTCCTGCACAAGTAGAACATTCCTTCCGAGAAATCGGCATGGAAGTGTACAAAGGGACAGCGGTATTTATAGACGGATCGACGATCGAAGTCGGGGATTGTGTTCTGAAAGCGGATCACTTCCTTATAGCGACGGGATCGCTTCCTGCACCGCTTCCGTTTGAAGGGACGGAACATTTACTAACCAGTGATGATTTCTTCGAACAGGAGGAGCTTCCCGATACTATTGTTTTTGTAGGAGGAGGTCCTGTTTCCTTCGAATTGGCTCATATGTGCAGAAGAATGGGGAGGAACGTTTCCATCTTCCATGACGCCGCGCACGTACTTGAGGAATATGACATAGAAATGACGAACAAACTCGTGGAATTATCCAGGAATATCGGAATTAACGTCCATACGAACGCGCAGGTGACAAACATTACGAGAACAGACCGGGAAGGGTTTATAGTAGAAGCGGAAAAAGACGGTTTAACCCATAAGTTCAACACCGATCTGGTCATTCACGGCGGCGGAAGAGTGTCAAATATTCAATCCCTTCATCTTGAGCGTGCCGGTATAGACCCTACGGACAAAGGTATTCCTGTCGATGCTAACTTTAAATCCGCATCCGACTCATCTATCTATGCAGCTGGAGATGCGGCCGACAGCGGGCTTCCTCCACTGACACCAGCCGCATCTTTCGGCGCATCGAGAGCCCTTTCCCATATGCTTGAGGACAAAGACCATTCCGCCTTTGATCCAGTCATTCCATCCGTCGTTTTCACCTATCCCAAACTTGCGAAAACGGGCCTTAGTCAGCAGGAAGCGGAGGAGCAAGGAGTACCCTATGAAATCCTGTCGAAGGAAATCACCCCGTTCTTTTCTTATCAAAGGACACGATCGACAGGTGCTTTCATTAAGGTACTTACAAGTCCCGGGACGGATGAAATCCTTGGAGCACACCTCTTGAGCGATCATGCGGATCATCTTATTAACCTGTTCACCGTCGCCATCAAGAAAAACATGACAAAGCAGGAATTGTCACAAATCTTATGGGCATACCCCTCAGAAGAAAGTGACATTCCAAGCTTTTTTCAATAA
- the moaA gene encoding GTP 3',8-cyclase MoaA: MDPNIIDQLGRPIRDLRISVIDRCNFRCTYCMPKEIFGKDYAFLPKDELLSFDEILRLVRISAAFGVEKIRLTGGEPLLRKDLDVLIQRIREVEGIRDIALTTNAVLLTKQAERLKAAGLDRVNISLDAVEDEVFQRTNGMGIKTKPVLDGIEAAREAGLAIKINMVVKKGMNEDQILPMARYFKSTGDTLRFIEFMEVGNHNGWNMDAVVSKKEIIDRIHEEMPLIPLDADYFGEVATRYKYEDSSTEIGIISSVTEAFCSSCTRARLSADGKLYTCLFATSGFDLRERLRDGSTDQQITDYLLSIWTGRADQYSVDRAEGKPMKHNKIEMSYIGG; this comes from the coding sequence ATCGATCCGAACATCATTGATCAATTAGGAAGGCCGATCCGGGATTTACGCATCTCCGTCATCGATCGGTGCAACTTCCGCTGTACTTACTGTATGCCGAAAGAAATATTCGGGAAAGATTATGCCTTCCTCCCGAAGGATGAACTGCTGAGCTTCGACGAAATCCTCCGTCTCGTAAGGATTTCTGCTGCATTCGGAGTGGAAAAAATACGTCTGACGGGCGGCGAGCCACTGCTCAGGAAGGATTTGGACGTGTTGATTCAAAGAATCCGTGAGGTGGAAGGAATCCGGGATATCGCGTTGACAACGAATGCTGTGCTGCTCACCAAGCAGGCAGAGCGGTTGAAAGCGGCCGGGCTTGATCGTGTGAATATCAGTCTGGATGCTGTTGAAGATGAGGTATTTCAACGAACCAACGGGATGGGCATTAAAACAAAGCCTGTGCTGGATGGGATAGAAGCAGCGAGAGAGGCGGGTCTTGCAATCAAGATCAATATGGTCGTGAAGAAAGGCATGAATGAGGACCAAATTCTGCCGATGGCAAGATATTTCAAAAGTACCGGCGACACCCTGCGTTTTATCGAATTCATGGAAGTAGGCAACCACAATGGGTGGAACATGGATGCTGTCGTATCGAAGAAGGAGATCATTGACCGGATTCACGAAGAAATGCCTCTCATCCCGCTTGATGCGGATTATTTCGGGGAAGTAGCCACCCGCTATAAGTATGAAGACAGCAGCACGGAAATTGGAATTATCTCTTCCGTGACGGAGGCATTCTGCTCCAGTTGTACGAGGGCGCGGCTGTCTGCTGACGGAAAGCTCTATACATGTCTTTTTGCAACGTCCGGTTTTGATCTGCGGGAACGATTAAGGGACGGGTCTACGGATCAGCAAATCACGGATTACCTCTTATCCATATGGACAGGAAGGGCCGATCAGTATTCTGTGGACAGAGCCGAAGGAAAACCGATGAAGCACAATAAAATCGAAATGTCCTATATCGGAGGATGA
- a CDS encoding molybdopterin molybdotransferase MoeA, with protein MYLHRKPLPVPEAVARVMEYAWNGPSEIVSIGSCDGRILAVDVEATHPVPPFDKSPYDGFALKAGDTEGLSKDHPGNFHVLETIGAGARASRALREGEAVRIMTGAEMPEGADCVAMFEICHTYEEAGKDWVTLKRPMQAGQNVIGKGTETESGRVLVEKGTPINPGVKALLATFGYSDIRVHKKPRIGVFATGTELLEVDEALVPGKIRNSNAQMVLSQIKRAGGEGVYLGKLADEFEVCYQAVSRAMKDFDFLMTTGGVSVGDYDLMPAIYEKLEADVLFNKVAMRPGSVTTVAVKDGTLLYGLSGNPSACYVGFELFAYPVIQSFLGREKPYHPSIQAVLGEDFKKPNPFARFVRGFLAYEEGRVLVYPAGVDKSAVVTSLAHTNVLIVLKGGTRGYQKGDTVQAILLESPGGQPHFQ; from the coding sequence ATGTATTTACATAGAAAACCACTCCCCGTTCCGGAAGCCGTCGCCCGTGTGATGGAGTACGCATGGAACGGCCCTTCGGAAATCGTTTCCATCGGGTCCTGTGACGGAAGAATTCTTGCTGTAGATGTGGAAGCGACTCATCCGGTTCCGCCATTTGATAAATCCCCGTATGATGGATTTGCGTTAAAAGCAGGTGATACGGAAGGTCTCTCCAAAGATCATCCGGGAAATTTCCACGTATTGGAAACAATCGGAGCAGGTGCCCGCGCTTCGCGAGCCCTCAGGGAGGGGGAAGCCGTCCGGATCATGACCGGAGCAGAAATGCCGGAAGGTGCCGATTGTGTCGCTATGTTTGAAATTTGTCATACATATGAAGAAGCCGGTAAGGATTGGGTAACGTTGAAACGGCCGATGCAGGCCGGCCAGAATGTCATAGGAAAAGGAACAGAAACAGAATCCGGGAGAGTGCTGGTGGAGAAAGGGACACCGATTAATCCGGGAGTGAAGGCACTCCTTGCTACTTTCGGTTATTCAGACATCCGAGTACATAAGAAGCCGCGGATCGGTGTATTCGCTACAGGTACGGAGCTTCTGGAAGTAGACGAAGCATTGGTGCCGGGTAAAATCCGCAACTCGAATGCCCAAATGGTCTTGAGCCAAATTAAACGTGCCGGGGGAGAAGGCGTGTATCTCGGTAAGCTGGCAGATGAATTCGAAGTCTGCTATCAGGCTGTATCCCGTGCGATGAAGGATTTCGATTTTCTAATGACGACCGGAGGCGTTTCGGTAGGGGATTATGACTTAATGCCGGCCATTTATGAAAAGCTGGAAGCCGATGTGCTTTTCAATAAAGTAGCCATGCGCCCCGGCAGCGTGACAACGGTAGCGGTGAAAGACGGAACACTCCTTTATGGACTTTCCGGTAATCCGTCCGCCTGCTATGTCGGGTTTGAATTGTTCGCTTACCCAGTGATTCAATCCTTCCTTGGCAGAGAAAAGCCGTATCACCCTTCCATTCAAGCCGTTTTGGGAGAAGATTTTAAGAAGCCGAACCCATTCGCAAGGTTTGTACGCGGCTTCCTTGCTTATGAGGAAGGAAGGGTTCTCGTGTATCCTGCAGGAGTGGATAAATCGGCTGTTGTAACTTCACTTGCACATACAAACGTGCTGATCGTCTTGAAAGGCGGTACACGCGGATACCAGAAAGGGGATACTGTCCAGGCGATTTTGTTGGAGTCGCCGGGAGGCCAACCTCATTTCCAGTAG
- a CDS encoding TrkH family potassium uptake protein produces MWVRRKSLLWLNDLSPFQLIALYYLLAVTISSILISLPVAHNEGVTISFIDILFTAVSAVSVTGLTTVPIADTFSTTGYFIIALVLQFGGIGVMTLGTLVWLMLGKKIGMKERRLIMTDQNQTSFQGMVRLVKQIVLVVLIIELIGFLILGTYYLQYYDAGEAYLQGFFGTISAMTNGGFDITGQSLVPYKDDYFVQFIHMILIISGAIGFPVLIEVKQYLLHNTDEQSISFSLFAKLTTFTFLALVVFGTIMIFLLEFKNFFVDKSWHEILFYSLFQSVTTRSGGLATLDINQFTEQTQLFMSSLMFIGASPSSVGGGIRTTTFALVVIFVLTFARGGDNIRIFRREIHPEDLNKAVVVTIVALFVCFTAVLVLSITEPFSLNELIFEVTSAFGTVGLSLGITPGLSWFGKCILMLLMFLGRIGLLTFLFSFKKEDKPKGKYHYPKERVIIG; encoded by the coding sequence ATGTGGGTGAGGAGAAAAAGCCTGCTGTGGCTGAATGATTTATCGCCATTTCAACTAATCGCACTATACTACTTATTAGCCGTCACCATTTCATCCATATTGATATCTTTGCCGGTCGCTCACAATGAAGGGGTTACGATCAGCTTTATCGATATATTGTTCACTGCTGTCAGTGCCGTCAGCGTTACAGGCCTTACGACTGTTCCGATTGCCGACACGTTCAGTACGACCGGGTACTTCATCATCGCTCTTGTGCTGCAGTTCGGTGGGATCGGTGTCATGACGCTTGGAACACTTGTCTGGCTGATGCTCGGTAAGAAAATAGGGATGAAAGAACGCCGGCTTATTATGACGGACCAGAACCAGACTTCGTTCCAGGGAATGGTCCGGCTCGTCAAGCAGATCGTCCTTGTGGTGCTCATCATCGAATTGATCGGTTTCCTTATCCTGGGTACGTATTATCTGCAGTATTACGATGCTGGGGAAGCGTATCTTCAAGGTTTCTTCGGAACAATCAGCGCCATGACGAACGGCGGTTTTGATATTACAGGACAGTCCCTTGTACCATATAAAGACGATTATTTCGTTCAATTCATCCATATGATTCTGATCATTTCCGGAGCTATCGGATTTCCGGTGTTAATTGAAGTGAAGCAATACCTGCTCCATAATACGGACGAGCAAAGCATCAGCTTCTCTCTGTTTGCAAAATTAACAACATTTACGTTCCTGGCATTGGTCGTATTCGGTACCATCATGATTTTCCTCCTGGAATTCAAAAACTTCTTTGTCGACAAATCGTGGCACGAGATTCTTTTTTATTCCTTGTTCCAATCGGTAACGACGCGTAGTGGAGGACTGGCGACGCTTGATATTAATCAATTTACGGAGCAAACACAGCTGTTCATGTCCTCTCTCATGTTTATCGGAGCTTCACCGAGCAGCGTAGGAGGCGGTATAAGGACAACCACGTTCGCGCTGGTCGTCATTTTCGTTCTCACCTTTGCACGTGGCGGCGATAACATCCGCATCTTCCGTCGCGAAATCCATCCGGAAGATTTGAACAAGGCCGTCGTCGTAACGATCGTCGCTTTGTTCGTCTGCTTTACCGCTGTCCTTGTTCTTTCCATTACAGAACCGTTCAGTCTGAATGAATTGATCTTTGAAGTGACATCCGCTTTCGGTACGGTAGGGTTATCCCTCGGTATTACGCCTGGTCTTTCCTGGTTCGGGAAATGTATACTCATGCTTCTCATGTTCCTCGGAAGAATCGGCCTGCTTACTTTCCTGTTCTCGTTCAAGAAAGAGGATAAGCCGAAAGGGAAGTACCACTATCCGAAAGAACGCGTTATTATAGGATGA